Genomic segment of Oncorhynchus tshawytscha isolate Ot180627B unplaced genomic scaffold, Otsh_v2.0 Un_contig_7842_pilon_pilon, whole genome shotgun sequence:
gtgtgtgtgtgtgtgtgtgtgtgtgtgtgtgtgtgtgtgtgtgtgggtgagccaGTGTGTGTGAGCCAGTGTGTGTGAGCCAGTGTGTGTCTCACATCAAACCTGACATCACATACTGTAAATATAAGAGATtaacgtgagtgtgtgtgtgtgtgtgtgtgtgtgagtgagcgtgtgtgagtgagtgagcgtgtgagtgtgtatgtgtgtgtgtgtgagtgagcgtgtgagtgtgtgtgtcggtgtgtgtgtgagtgagtgagcgtgtgagtgagtgtgtatgtgtgtgagtgagtgagtgagtgagtgtgtatgtgtgtgagtgagtgagtgagtgagtgtgtatgtgcgtgagtgagtgtgtgtgtgtgtgtgtgtgtgagtgagcgtgtgtgagtgagtgagcgtgtgagtgtgtatgtgtgtgtgtgtgagtgagtgagtgagtgagtgagtgtgtatgtgcgtgagtgagtgtgtgtgtgtgtgtgtgtgtgagtgagcgtgtgtgagtgagtgagcgtgtgagtgtgtatgtgtgtgagtgagtgagtgagtgagtgtgtcggtgtgtgagtgagtgagtgagcgtgtgagtgtgtgtgtcggtgtgtgagtgagtgagcgtgtgtgtcggtgtgtgagtgagtgagtgagcgtgtgagtgagtgagtgagtgagtgagtgtgtatgtgtgtgtgtgttttgtcatcTACCTGGGCAGGTAGACCTCCACCTTCTGCCTCTTGACATtgttggcccactcctccaagAGAGGGGCTCTGATGATTGGCTCCAGGACTGCCAGGGGGACTTCCTGTCTGGGTAACACCACCAGCATGCTCATGTCCTCTCCTTCATAGGGCATCTCCAACACCTGGTACACACCACCTGCCTCGGATGAACCATCACTGAactcacctgacacacacacagacatacacacacacacagacagacagacagacagacagacagacaggcagatagacagacaggcagatagacacacaggcagataggcacacaggcagatagacacacaggcacacacacacacagacagacacagacagacaggttggcaATGTCAGAGACACAATATCAGACAAGAGTCTGTGgttgtgagagagacagaagagacaaaagagacagaagagacagaggagacagagacagaggagacagagacagaagagacagaagagacagaggagacagagacagaagagacagagacagaggagacagagacagaggagacagaagagacagagacagaagagacagagacagaggagacagagacagaggagacggagacagaagatacagaggagacagaagagacagagacagaggagacagagacagaggagacagagacagaagagacagaagagacagaagagacagaggagacagagacagaggagacagagacagaggagacagagacagaggagacagaagagacagagacagaagagacagagacagaggagacagagacagaggagacggagacagaagatacagaggagacagaagagacagagacagaggagacagagacagaagagacagagacagaggagacagaagagacagagacagaggggacagagacagaagagacagaatagacagagacagaaaagacagaggagacagagacagaggagacagaggcagaggagacagagatagaagagacagagacagaggagacagaagagacagaagatacagaggagacagaagagacagagacagaagagacagaggagacagaggagacagaagagacagaggagacagaggagacagaagagacagaggagacagagacagaagagacagaagagacagagacagaagagacagagacagaagagacagagacagaagagacagaggagacagaagagacagaagagacagaggagacagaggagacagaggagacagaagagacagaggagacagagacagaagagacaggggagacagaagagacagaggagacagaagagacagagacagaggagacagagacagaagagacagaggagacagaagagacagaggagacagaagagacagaggagacagagacagaagagacagaggagacagaagagacagaggagacagaggagacagagacagaggagacagaagagacagagacagaagagacagagacagaagagacagagacagaggagacagaggagacagaagagacagaagagacagaggagacagaagagacagagacagaggagacagaagagacagagacagaggagacagaagagacagagacagaagagacagagacagaagagacagagatagaagagaCAAGATAAGAATAGTACTTCCTAGAACTTTTTTTGTGCaaaagggtatgtgtgtgtgtgtgtgtgtatgtgtgtgtgtgtgtatgtgtgtgtgtgtgagagagtgtgtgtgtttttgagattgtgtgttttgtgagggtgtgtgtatgtttgtgataGAGTATATGATGTAAATAAAGACATCTCTTGGGGGACCTGTTTCTATTCCCACTGATACatgagagtttacacacacacacactcccctaccATAGTAGAAGTCTCCCTGCTGGTACATCATGTGTGTCTGGGCCTCGCTCCCGTCGTCTTTGCTGAAGGAGAAGGTTCTGGTGTTTTCCGGTCTGAACTGGTTCTTCCAGCTGCCCCGGAAGTACACCGCGTTGACCAGGGTCAGCTGGGTCACACTGCTGAAGTCATCAGCTGACAGCAGGTCACGGATCTtacctggagagagggagacacacacacacacacacacacacacacacacagtggttaaCTTATATGCATGCCTGTATATATAACTACATGCATCAGCATTAGGTGAGACTGACTCCACAGACTCACTCTCAGTGTGGTTCTCCACCCATCCATTGATCTGCTCTGCCACAGCGGCTGATTCGCTGAAGTCCACCGTCTCCACCTCCGCCCCGAAGTACTTCTTCATCAGCCGCAGGAACTCCGGGTTAAAGGTCACGCCGCTCTGCAGGAAGAGGGAGTTGGCCATTCGGATGATGTAGTGGGCGTCGTCTTCAGACAGAGCCCCTGTCAGGTTCTGGAGCAGAGAGAACTCCTCATctgggagacggagagacagacgaCTGACACACTGGGAGgtggctgtgtgagtgtgtgttctgagGTGTGTATACCTGTAGATAGgtggctgtgtgagtgtgtgttctgagGTGTGTATACCTGTCGGTAGGTGGCTGAAGCCGACAGCCTGGCGTATCTGTGTGAGGGAGGCCCCGCGGGCCCCCAGCTCCACCATGCCCAGGGCCACAGCCACACTGAGGGGGGAGAAGATGATGTTGTCGCCCCCGCGCGCCTGCAGCTGGTGGTACAGTCTGACAGAGAACTCTGCCGTGGTGTCCTCCGGAATGTCAGCCGCACGGCAACCAGGGCCCGGCCAcaggaggaggggcaggaggCCGATAATCAACATGGGAATcttgagagctagagagagagagagagagagagagagagagagagagagagagagacagagagagagagacagagagagaaagacagagagagagagagacagagagagagagagagagagagagagagagacagagagagagagagagagagagagagagagacagagagggagacagagagagagagatatagagagagagatacagagagagtttactgttaatttttgttgtttttcactttatatattcactttgtatgttgtctacctcacttgctttggcaatgttaacacatgtttcccatgccaataaagcccttgaattgaattgaattgagagagagagagagagacatagagacagagagagagagacagagagagagagagagaaagcaagagagagagagagaaagcaagagagagagtttgagttttaaatactctttattgggtctgggggcccaccacacaataaatactcatacaaaaccacagttacacatcaattaaaaacacaactccaattcctcctccacagtaactacacacaacagcctctgtataccccatatactcaaaaacagatcgatattgttgacaagtttgtaataggcaaactcaacccttagtctcgctgccaacattccctccagcattcccaccacatccacagacccctgtccccgaatgctgttctttcgggtcttccatatcgctaattttgctgcccctaacacaaaattaagcaacacaactacacccttttgactgaacctgtactttggcccaaatatatacagttgggaagagaaaacctctcccaacgttgagaaccaatcagtgatcagttcaatcatcccaaccaacctgggacacaataaaaacagatgtgccagagattcagacccagcacagaatggacacccctccccaacagtaggatccaggtgtaccagatgcatattggtggctatagctccatgtattatcctccattggaggtcagctgtcctcttatcaataggcagtttatataatgatcgccaacagccttttggagaggcacctggaccaagcacatccgcccacctcgtcgattttaccccttccagggaagaggcatgggacacctttacacatattctgtacatggccttctttcccacctccttgaactccccagctccggggtatcgaaggaaagcagcgtccccacgtcctcttcaaatgcccccatcgcagcactaacaatcagtgcagggaacacataatccagaccctccttccaccgatcagaattggaagtgtcagtcacatactgcagatgaagcactggcaaggaatcgcagacctcatcgacgaccttcctcagtagacgagatgatcggatccccgctctttctcccagctcctccaatctgctcctgctctgcatcagatgacccagcttggtacaccccacgcctaacaggcatgaacgtaggctagctgaacccagaacacgggactggatggcagtgttgtgaaaaagaggctcttcaaaaagccacatccctggtggcgtgcaggccttacgggacttgacaaatactctccaagcctgcataacagactcataaaatggagtcaggccagtcaaatcacccccttccagctttaagaggaaaagatgcttgtcgaagcccaaacagcccgctctcctcatcaatatgtaggctgtttcgacccagctagaacagtctctgtacaacaatctctgggctgcttggagcctgaaagccgtgatcctagaggaaatgtccaccaggccttgcccaccctcgtgcagtggcaggtacagggctgcagctttaatccagtgttgcccagaccagaagaaattgacaagggtcctctgaagctcttgtatcagaccctttggtggctgtaaaatcattagtctgtgccacagggtagaagcagcaagattattagctaccaggacccgtcccctataagacagctggggcaacacccatttccaccttgacagtctggcacacactttctccactacaccctcccagttctttttttgaaagacatcggagcctagaaaaacccccaaagtcttcattccatctctgccccactgaagcccccctggtaaccatggagtagaccccatctgaagctgacctgcccacagcgcttcactctttccccaattgactttagctgaggaggccccctcatacacctttaaagcgtttgagagaaccttaacatcctcaccccctgtaataaaaactatcacgtcatctgcatacgcagacagtgctatcgtgggacccttcgttacacctggcacaaagaaaccagtaagcttcgctcttaaaaaacaaagcattggttcaatcgccagactatataactgccctgaaattgggcatccctgcctgatgcccctttcgacagggatggggcaacttaaaccaccacccaccttcaccatacacgaggctccagcatacagtaaattcacccaagacagaaaaacatccccaaacccaaaggctttcattattttaaacaagtactggtggtccacacgatcaaaagccttctcctgatccaacgaaagtaaacccacatttacatcagacagtttacaaatgtctaaaacatctcttatcagaaacaagttgtcaacaatagagcgatcaggtacacagtaggactggtccttgtggatcaacaaccccagatactctttcaacctgtttgagagacatttagaaacaattttatattctgcgcacagcaaagcaacaggtctccaattttttatgagagccaaatccccctttttggcaacagtgaaagcactgcacgttgacaggatacaggaagagaaccctcatgaaaagattcacacatcacttcataaaagtcctccccaatagacccccaaaagtgcttataaaactcagatggtaacccatcgatgccaggggctcggcctgttgagagctgcataactgctgtggacagctcctgcagtgtaatgtcagcgtccaatgcgactctctgctcaggtcccaatttaggaagaccatgtaacaactgttcagtacacatagagtcacaatcctccgccttataaagggacgagtagaaatccacggcatgttgacgcatttcaatatcattcgtggtcaccttcccatcagggagacgaaggcagaccatctgtttacgttgaaatgtcgactttcctaggttaaaaaaaaaaaagcactaggagcatccatatccttgagggaagcgaaacgagacctaatcaaggcacccttcactctttcatgcagaaacgacctcagttcatgtctcttgtcctgtaagttcatgactagtccagggtcattctgagtgagcagcttcaattcaatagatttgatgtcctgttcaagggccttgatagtctctttaaattcagtttgagacagagcagtatactgttgacaaaaaactcgtatttgggccttcccaacctcccaccattgtctcaaggactcaaaattcccttttatacccctccatttttcccaaaacaacaaaaacctgtcacaaaacatgacatcatgtaacaatttaacattaaaataccagtaaggtgatgaccttcgtggacaggacaagtgaatatcaacagtaaccatatgatgatcagagaaacccacaggagtaatggcacactttccaaccctactacagtattgctcagatacatacaacctgtctaaccgtgctgcactgacacgaccttcattaatttttagccatgtgtactgcctaactttggcattccttactctccacacatcagaaagctcaaactcagttaataggccagacaggcaagtggctgaccgcaggtgaggttcttcagcggtgcgatcaacagtaaaatccactgtacagttccagtcaccccctaaaaccatacacccctcttggtcacactgtcttaacatttcctttagttgatcaaatacagcaatacgctctgtaccctcattaggagcataaacattcaaaaaaacaaacaaaaaccccataacatccaccttgaccaataaaacccgacccttgacaatctctgttgtagataccacagtcactcctaagcctgaggaaaacaatattgccaccccagcactgaaattagtaccatgactgagtacatgctgcccctcccaccacataccccagtcaacctcattttcctcatcgctatgtgtctcctgtaggaaaactacattaagccttttctgttttattacttctaatacccaagccctcttattcctgtcccttccccattcatattgagagaacctacccttagtacctccatgtagaaaagagaaaagaaaagcagaagaaaccacagagaaaccaacgagaaaaaagacaccctatgaagcatgatcatcgtcattatttttttttcttctcttaacctgaacacgtttcccaccaccttttgctgctgcaacagcagtaataaatttcctcaagcgaaaccgcttcttctcactcagctggtctaaccccaccgtcttctgtaacatcacagctgacctcacaaacttatcaacatcaaaataatctgccaatttgacagatttcccaaaagtctgatccagaaactcatttacctcctctagatcataaactgagtccgtaccagcagctgtcatatctaaagagatatccatatccttctcttgatcctcctcagctgagaacacagacaactgactcccctctaccacatccctttcaacactctccacttgcacctcatcactcgtaccaggcatctcctccactatctgggagactagccccacctgaacatcactactcatagtgggcatcttctccactaactgagaacctagctccacatgaaccccagcactcgtagtgggcatctcctccactacctgggagcttagctccacatgaaaccctcctgtacttcattactcgtaatgggcatctcctccactacctgggagcttagctccacatgaaaaccctcctgtacttcattactcgtagtgggcatctcctccactacctgggagcttagctccacatgcaaaccctcctgtacctcattactcgtagtgggcaactcctccactacctgggagcctagctctacatgaaccccagcactcgtagtgggcatctcctccactccctgggagcctagctccacatgaaccccctcctttaccccagcactcatactgggcacctgctcaccagtctgaggaactggctcttcagatacatccttaccttctacaacaatacttttctgtagcataacatttccttctaatacaagttgcaaccccgtgccctcaacacggttaacttgttcctcagcaacaggtgcttgtggctgctctaccgctgtcagctcacctctccctacatcagtgggcccaggcgttacgatgaccacctgtgcccctccctctgccttctcccttttcgggcaagcatgtcgcttatgaccaacatccccacactcaaaacaccgttgactacccgtactagcataagccatatacaatctattgtcatacttgattttaaacgataactc
This window contains:
- the LOC121842441 gene encoding neuroserpin-like — translated: MLIIGLLPLLLWPGPGCRAADIPEDTTAEFSVRLYHQLQARGGDNIIFSPLSVAVALGMVELGARGASLTQIRQAVGFSHLPTDEEFSLLQNLTGALSEDDAHYIIRMANSLFLQSGVTFNPEFLRLMKKYFGAEVETVDFSESAAVAEQINGWVENHTESKIRDLLSADDFSSVTQLTLVNAVYFRGSWKNQFRPENTRTFSFSKDDGSEAQTHMMYQQGDFYYGEFSDGSSEAGGVYQVLEMPYEGEDMSMLVVLPRQEVPLAVLEPIIRAPLLEEWANNVKRQKVEVYLPRFKVEQKVDLKETLQDLGIKNIFTRDADLSAMTDGKDLFIGKAVQKAYLEVTEEGAEGAAGSGDLVVASSSLHLHHPSSEDHFISCPVSLYLYLSLLPLLTSSLPS